Proteins encoded in a region of the Nicotiana tomentosiformis chromosome 9, ASM39032v3, whole genome shotgun sequence genome:
- the LOC104088136 gene encoding uncharacterized protein, whose amino-acid sequence MAAINNHFSFIFLLLTLIFSLQIHARESQFLNKISSNYNAEKKTQVVIPNKEQEPNFLPENENNGYGIYGHESGQLSLSTTTTNDVEKPYKEINPTTTLTNNIHNSKYLPKNYNHVAYVTVLKNDDDNNNNDEEYKNTGSINNKYYTGGSTNNKNYNGEYYIGGRTNNNNNNNNEEYYDSDSTSNNNNDNDEEYKNSGNTNNKKQYYNSGNTNNNNNEGYFNGGSTNNNNNNHNNHNNEGYFIGGNTKTNNNNYYNNNEKYHNEGSTYYKNNNNKEYYNGGSTNNNNEGYFNGGNTYNNNNNNEEYFNGDNTNKNKNKGYFNGGSTKNNYNNYYNENEEYHNGGSTYYKNNNKEYYNGGSTNNNNEGYFNGGSTKNNYKNYYHNDNEEYHNGDNTYYNYNNNKEGYFNGGSIKNNNNNYYNENEEYHNKGSTYYNNNNEYNNGGSTNNYNNNKEYYNGGSTNNNNNNKEYFNGGSSNNNNNNEEYLNGGSTYYYNNNNNNEEYYNNGGSTNNNNKEYYNGGGT is encoded by the coding sequence aTGGCTGCCATTAACAATCATTTCTCCTTCATCTTCCTCCTTCTTACCCTTATTTTTTCATTGCAAATCCATGCAAGAGAAAGTCAATTCTTAAACAAAATCTCCAGCAACTACAATGCTGAAAAAAAGACACAAGTAGTTATTCCCAACAAAGAACAAGAACCAAACTTCTTGCCTGAAAATGAAAATAATGGCTATGGCATATATGGTCATGAGTCTGGTCAACTTTCTCTTTCCACCACCACTACTAATGATGTAGAAAAACCCTACAAAGAAATCAACCCCACCACCACCTTAACTAATAATATTCACAATAGCAAATACCTTCCCAAGAATTACAACCATGTGGCCTATGTTACTGTCCTAAAGAACGATGACGACAACAACAATAACGATGAAGAGTACAAGAATACTGGTAGTATTAATAACAAGTACTACACTGGTGGCAGTACTAACAATAAAAACTACAACGGGGAATACTATATTGGTGGTAGaactaacaacaataacaacaataacaacgaggagtactatgatagtgatagtactagcaacaacaacaacgacaatgATGAGGAGTACAAGAATAGTGGCAATACTAACAACAAAAAACAATACTATAATAGTGGCaatactaacaacaacaacaacgaggGGTACTTCAATGGTGGCagtactaacaacaacaacaacaaccacaacaaccacaacaacgaGGGATACTTTATTGGTGGCAATACTAAAACTAACAATAAcaactactacaacaacaacgAAAAGTATCATAATGAGGGTAGCACTTActacaagaacaacaacaacaaggagtACTACAATGGTGGCAGTACTAACAACAACAATGAGGGGTACTTCAATGGTGGCAAtacttacaacaacaataacaacaatgagGAGTACTTCAATGGTGACAATACTAACAAGAACAAGAACAAGGGGTACTTCAATGGTGGCAGTACTAAAAACAACTACAACAACTACTACAATGAAAACGAGGAGTATCACAATGGGGGTAGCACTTATTACAAGAACAATAACAAGGAGTACTACAATGGTGGCAGTACTAACAACAACAACGAGGGGTACTTCAATGGTGGCAGTACTAaaaataactataaaaactacTACCACAACGACAACGAGGAGTATCACAATGGGGATAATACTTACtacaactacaacaacaacaaagagGGGTACTTCAATGGTGGCAGTattaaaaataacaacaacaactactacaaCGAAAATGAAGAGTATCATAATAAGGGTAGCacttactacaacaacaacaatgagtACAACAATGGTGGTAGTACTAACAACTACAATAACAACAAGGAGTACTACAATGGTGGTAGtactaataacaacaataataacaaggaATACTTCAATGGTGGCAgtagtaacaataacaataataatgagGAGTATCTTAATGGGGGTAGCACTTACtactacaacaataataacaacaacgaGGAGTACTACAATAATGGTGGCagtactaacaacaacaacaaggagtACTACAATGGTGGCGGTACTTAA